The Aureispira anguillae genome contains a region encoding:
- a CDS encoding DUF4476 domain-containing protein: MKNLTLIIALIIGTTVALSAQRGGGLNSNSNSGSNNSSLRGNSNLNTNPNLGSTHRGGTSSYGRDGSSRPGSYGTARRGRGNGHHHNHHNSHHGHHNNNHNHHHGHHNNHHHGHGHHNHVVTVNYHGHHYNGYCSYTNHNYGWRPVCVADFNAGCYSIRSCGYDRDRLRAAKRFVRYNYVSSYQIADIMRMFSFESTRLAFAKYAFHRTCDVQNYGIVFDYLDFNSSRRELDCYIRDYRW, translated from the coding sequence ATGAAAAATCTAACATTAATCATCGCACTTATCATAGGAACTACAGTTGCACTTTCTGCACAACGAGGTGGAGGACTTAATAGTAATTCAAATTCAGGTTCTAATAATTCTTCTTTGAGAGGAAACTCCAATTTAAATACAAATCCAAATCTAGGAAGTACCCATAGAGGTGGAACATCTAGTTACGGTCGTGATGGCAGTAGCCGCCCAGGAAGTTATGGAACAGCTAGAAGAGGGCGTGGAAATGGACACCACCATAATCACCATAACAGTCATCATGGACATCATAATAATAACCACAATCATCATCATGGGCATCACAATAACCACCACCATGGGCATGGTCACCACAACCACGTAGTGACAGTTAATTATCATGGACACCATTACAATGGATATTGTAGCTATACCAATCACAATTATGGTTGGAGACCTGTTTGTGTAGCTGATTTTAATGCAGGTTGTTATTCGATCAGAAGTTGTGGATATGATAGAGATCGATTAAGAGCTGCTAAACGTTTTGTTCGCTATAACTATGTTAGTTCATATCAAATCGCAGATATTATGAGAATGTTTAGCTTTGAAAGTACTCGACTAGCGTTTGCAAAATATGCATTTCATAGAACTTGCGATGTTCAAAACTATGGAATTGTATTTGACTACTTAGATTTTAACTCTAGTCGTCGTGAATTGGATTGTTATATTCGTGATTATCGTTGGTAA
- a CDS encoding DUF4476 domain-containing protein, whose protein sequence is MKEITFTLTFFILTTVMASAQRGGGDYNNSYGHANSTPQFTSMATLNRGNNVDGNLRPNSNRGNNSPNTNHHAGHHYNNDHGHQHHGTGNNAHCGDHTTGINGQHHYIHAPVQSDLFHHWLHELSYERNSAVRLDVALSYVNNHWLTTHQIHDILNLFSNESVMLMLAEEAYPNACDPYNYHELYSCFSNSACVLHLQNFLIGH, encoded by the coding sequence ATGAAAGAAATTACGTTTACACTGACATTTTTTATTTTAACTACAGTAATGGCATCTGCACAGCGAGGAGGAGGGGATTATAATAATAGCTATGGTCACGCTAATAGCACTCCTCAATTTACTTCCATGGCAACTCTAAATAGAGGAAACAACGTTGATGGAAATTTAAGACCTAATTCTAATAGAGGCAACAATAGTCCCAATACGAATCACCATGCAGGGCATCATTACAATAATGATCATGGGCATCAGCATCATGGAACGGGAAACAACGCTCATTGTGGAGACCACACTACTGGTATAAATGGGCAGCACCATTATATACATGCTCCTGTTCAATCCGATTTGTTTCATCATTGGCTACACGAATTAAGTTATGAAAGAAATTCTGCTGTTCGCCTAGATGTTGCCTTAAGTTATGTCAATAACCACTGGTTAACTACGCACCAAATTCATGACATCTTAAATTTATTTAGCAATGAAAGTGTTATGCTAATGCTTGCAGAAGAGGCTTATCCCAATGCCTGTGACCCCTATAATTACCACGAATTATATAGCTGTTTCTCTAACAGTGCTTGTGTATTGCACTTGCAAAATTTTCTCATAGGACACTAA
- a CDS encoding beta strand repeat-containing protein: protein MKSLFYLFFMLGLCLSWANPTTAQVGGESRMGNGGAYWIFGLNAGGAWQDSDVKARPGGGWGFYMGPSIYNKPNSFFSADLRFRYLNTYTYGQNHKDELLGNSIFAPPAFNYDPTTKAFAHNYRTVFHDLSLELRVNFEELRRKTNVWLSLYGGVGLGIYGTTFDQKDALGLDYDYESIDQTQTDDAICRDILSLRDDTYETSAFGLDRFDDNLFKLGFMPSVGIELGYWFTPYFALGIGHRATFTLQDNFEGVKVDNGKALNSSVHHYTSFMLHWRVMLSRGKISCPDVQFELPTSNGSTYTTSNPTVFVKAAISNVNQKQITYTVNGQQSFRFSYDESTDDFKSNLPLQEGENHIVLKAKNGCGTSGQAIVVIYKPKRNQHVAQPPVVTITYPGANATNVTNPTINISAQLLHVTDKRNVVFNVNGNTGHPFGFSGTSFQANNVNLVPGQNTITIQGTNKDGSDSKTLIVNYQKEEPLPIVTIIRPSSNPYTTNASTINLGATILNVSGRNDITFSINGRNSTNFSFSGRSFSANNIPLVKGSNTLTITGRNRRGQDSKSTVIIYQQEKTPPVVTITRPTQNPYTTTATSTTITATILNVVGASNISYTVNGRSSNNFSFSGTSFSATLNLVQGNNTITITGRNQDGQDTKTTAIVYQKIVQKPTVTITYPRTNPYASPNQTEQVNATITNVTSRNDVTCTVNGRTNTSFTFSNNSFSLNAINLGEGNNTITITGRNQAGQDTKSTVIFYRPVVVERPPEVSIVAPRTNPYTTQSAKETVSATINNVTGRNNVTCTVNGRVNTNFSFSGTNFTLANLNLQKGNNTITITGRNGAGQDTKSTLIIYQPVVQLPRPVVTITEPTQNPYTTPSARFSILATILNVATRNDVVLTVNGVALSNFNFAGTNFSASNILLKAGNNTISITGRNASGQDTKTTIVIYKEPVQEPSVVITSPSQNPLTVQNASINILATIKNVSTRNDVSFSVNGQNNSNFSFSGTSFSANNIRLNTGNNTFVISGQNETGQATATTVVIYRPALPPVVTITSPNQNPLTTQAGTVNLSATISNVSAKSGVILTVNGQNTNNFSFSNGILTAQNIGLKKGQNTLTVTGKNTAGQDAKSTAVIFNRPKPAPTVTITSPNQNPFNTQISKVNIKATLTNVASRNDITFTVNGQANTGFSFSGSELLAGNIVLKEGNNTFTITGRNASGQDTKSTVVIYTKPVERPLVKFTNPVQSPFTTLANRTNIAATILNVIGKNNVVFTVNGQLNYNFTFSGTSFKADNLPLNVGNNTLVITGRNAAGQDTKTMIVVYKLPQKKPTVVITSPNQNPFNTQSNRVNITANVLNVANKGKVQFTVNGQSNTNFSLTGTAFVANGIALNSGNNTFVITGTNGAGQATASTVVIYRAPIQEPSVVITSPNQNPFNTQINKVNILATIRHVATKNNVSFVINGQPSTNFSFSGTSFVANNISLNPGSNTFVIRGSNASGQVSATTTVIYTPLVPLPTVVITLPNANPWSTPAPNTIIRASLQNVANANDVTFAVNGQVLTNFVLNGTAFEANNVVLTKGSNTIVITAKNSRGTATANTVIVHTPLDPTGGGTTNTNQQGGGANNTGSGAEGEDGGSKGKTKMNTSEENPKGEDPKESPKDAKLGVKGKKGKLSKDKKGTEELPAKEKKEKMD, encoded by the coding sequence ATGAAATCATTATTTTACCTATTCTTTATGCTCGGACTTTGTTTGTCTTGGGCAAACCCAACTACTGCACAAGTAGGCGGTGAAAGTCGAATGGGAAATGGTGGAGCTTATTGGATATTTGGTCTTAATGCTGGTGGAGCATGGCAAGATAGCGATGTAAAAGCACGTCCAGGCGGAGGCTGGGGCTTTTATATGGGACCTAGTATTTATAATAAGCCCAATTCATTTTTTTCGGCAGATTTGCGTTTTCGATACCTCAATACTTATACTTATGGGCAAAACCACAAAGATGAATTATTGGGGAATTCAATTTTTGCACCTCCTGCATTTAATTATGACCCTACAACGAAAGCTTTTGCGCATAATTATCGAACGGTATTTCATGATTTATCGCTAGAATTACGGGTTAATTTTGAAGAATTGAGACGAAAAACCAACGTTTGGTTATCGCTTTATGGTGGGGTAGGTCTAGGGATTTATGGAACTACATTTGATCAAAAAGATGCTTTAGGGCTTGATTATGACTATGAAAGCATTGACCAAACACAAACAGATGACGCAATCTGTAGAGATATACTCAGTTTGAGAGATGATACCTATGAAACTAGCGCATTTGGTTTAGATCGTTTTGATGACAACCTTTTTAAGTTGGGTTTTATGCCATCTGTTGGAATTGAATTAGGCTACTGGTTTACCCCTTATTTTGCCTTGGGAATAGGTCATAGAGCAACGTTTACACTTCAAGATAATTTTGAAGGGGTTAAAGTTGATAATGGAAAAGCATTAAACAGTTCAGTTCATCATTATACCTCATTTATGCTTCATTGGAGAGTGATGTTAAGCAGAGGGAAAATATCCTGTCCTGATGTTCAATTTGAACTGCCAACTTCCAATGGTTCTACTTATACAACGAGTAATCCTACTGTTTTTGTCAAGGCAGCTATTAGCAATGTTAATCAAAAACAAATTACGTATACTGTAAATGGTCAGCAATCTTTTAGATTTAGCTATGATGAATCAACGGATGATTTTAAGAGTAATTTACCCTTACAGGAAGGAGAAAACCACATTGTCCTTAAGGCAAAAAATGGCTGCGGAACAAGCGGTCAAGCAATTGTTGTTATTTATAAACCTAAAAGAAATCAGCATGTAGCACAGCCTCCCGTCGTAACCATTACCTATCCAGGAGCCAATGCTACCAATGTAACGAATCCAACCATTAATATTTCTGCTCAATTGTTGCATGTTACGGATAAGCGTAATGTTGTCTTTAATGTAAACGGAAATACTGGACATCCATTTGGTTTTTCGGGGACTTCTTTTCAAGCGAATAACGTAAATTTAGTACCAGGACAAAATACCATTACCATACAAGGAACCAATAAAGATGGCAGCGATAGCAAAACGCTTATTGTCAATTATCAAAAGGAAGAACCTTTGCCAATTGTAACGATTATTAGACCTAGTTCTAATCCTTATACTACCAATGCTTCAACGATTAATCTAGGGGCTACGATTCTAAATGTATCAGGAAGAAATGATATAACGTTTAGTATAAATGGGCGGAATTCTACTAATTTTAGTTTTTCAGGGAGATCATTTAGTGCAAACAATATTCCTTTGGTAAAAGGTAGTAATACCTTAACGATCACAGGACGCAATAGGAGAGGACAAGATTCAAAATCTACCGTGATTATTTATCAACAAGAAAAAACACCTCCTGTTGTAACCATTACTCGACCAACACAAAATCCTTATACTACTACTGCTACTTCTACTACCATTACGGCAACGATTCTAAATGTAGTAGGAGCGAGCAATATCAGTTATACTGTAAATGGGCGTAGTAGCAATAACTTTAGTTTTTCGGGAACTAGTTTTTCTGCAACACTAAATCTTGTTCAAGGTAATAATACGATTACAATTACAGGACGCAACCAAGATGGGCAAGACACTAAGACAACGGCTATTGTCTATCAAAAAATAGTACAAAAACCTACGGTAACAATTACTTACCCTAGAACCAATCCTTATGCTTCACCCAATCAAACGGAGCAGGTAAATGCGACGATTACCAATGTAACGAGTAGAAACGATGTAACTTGTACAGTGAATGGTCGAACGAATACTTCGTTTACCTTTTCTAATAATAGTTTTAGTTTAAATGCGATCAATTTAGGAGAAGGGAATAATACCATCACTATAACAGGGCGTAACCAAGCAGGACAGGATACTAAAAGTACGGTTATTTTTTACCGTCCAGTAGTTGTTGAGCGTCCTCCAGAAGTTTCGATTGTAGCACCTAGAACCAACCCTTATACCACTCAGTCGGCTAAAGAAACGGTTTCAGCAACGATTAATAACGTAACAGGACGCAACAATGTGACTTGTACTGTAAATGGTCGTGTGAATACTAATTTTAGTTTTTCAGGAACGAATTTTACACTGGCTAATTTAAACCTGCAAAAAGGAAACAATACGATAACCATTACGGGGCGTAATGGAGCAGGGCAGGATACAAAGTCTACTTTGATTATCTATCAGCCTGTTGTCCAATTGCCTCGACCAGTTGTAACCATTACAGAGCCAACACAAAATCCTTATACAACGCCAAGCGCTCGATTTAGCATTTTGGCTACTATATTGAATGTAGCGACTAGAAATGATGTTGTTTTAACGGTCAATGGAGTTGCTTTAAGTAACTTTAATTTTGCTGGAACCAATTTTTCTGCTAGCAATATTCTTTTAAAAGCTGGCAACAATACCATAAGTATTACAGGACGTAATGCTTCAGGACAGGATACGAAGACAACCATTGTTATTTACAAAGAGCCAGTACAAGAACCATCGGTCGTAATTACATCGCCTAGTCAAAATCCATTGACGGTACAAAATGCAAGCATCAATATTTTGGCAACGATTAAAAATGTAAGTACTAGAAATGATGTTTCTTTTAGTGTAAATGGACAAAATAACAGCAACTTTAGCTTTTCAGGGACAAGTTTTTCTGCCAATAATATTCGCTTGAATACAGGCAACAACACTTTTGTTATTAGTGGTCAGAATGAAACTGGTCAAGCAACGGCAACAACGGTCGTTATTTATCGTCCTGCATTGCCTCCTGTTGTAACGATTACTTCGCCGAATCAAAATCCATTAACCACGCAAGCAGGAACGGTTAACTTGTCTGCAACGATTAGTAATGTAAGTGCTAAAAGTGGGGTTATATTGACTGTAAATGGACAAAATACAAACAATTTTAGCTTTTCTAATGGCATTTTGACCGCTCAAAATATTGGACTCAAAAAGGGACAAAATACGTTAACGGTAACGGGGAAAAACACAGCAGGACAAGACGCTAAATCTACAGCGGTTATTTTTAATCGCCCCAAACCAGCACCTACTGTGACCATTACATCGCCCAATCAAAATCCTTTTAATACCCAGATTAGTAAAGTAAATATCAAAGCCACCCTTACAAATGTAGCGAGTAGAAATGATATTACTTTTACTGTAAATGGGCAAGCTAATACAGGTTTTAGTTTTTCAGGAAGCGAATTATTAGCAGGGAATATTGTTTTGAAAGAAGGGAATAATACATTTACAATAACTGGGAGAAATGCTTCAGGGCAGGATACAAAATCTACCGTTGTAATCTATACCAAACCAGTAGAAAGACCACTTGTAAAGTTTACAAATCCTGTTCAAAGCCCCTTTACAACATTGGCAAATAGAACGAATATTGCAGCAACGATTTTAAATGTAATCGGTAAGAATAATGTAGTATTTACTGTAAATGGACAACTGAATTATAATTTTACATTTAGTGGAACAAGCTTTAAAGCAGACAACTTACCATTAAATGTAGGCAACAATACATTGGTTATTACAGGGCGTAATGCTGCTGGGCAAGATACAAAAACAATGATTGTAGTGTATAAATTGCCACAAAAGAAGCCAACTGTAGTGATTACTTCGCCGAACCAAAATCCTTTTAATACGCAAAGTAACAGAGTGAATATTACTGCAAATGTACTTAATGTTGCCAACAAGGGAAAAGTACAGTTTACGGTTAATGGACAGAGCAATACCAACTTTAGTCTGACTGGGACTGCTTTTGTAGCAAATGGAATCGCACTTAATTCTGGCAATAATACTTTTGTGATTACAGGAACCAATGGAGCAGGGCAAGCAACGGCTTCTACTGTTGTAATTTACAGAGCGCCTATACAAGAGCCATCGGTTGTGATTACATCGCCGAATCAGAATCCATTTAATACACAAATTAATAAAGTGAATATCTTGGCGACAATTAGGCATGTTGCGACTAAAAATAATGTTTCCTTTGTTATAAATGGACAACCCTCTACTAATTTTTCTTTTAGTGGAACGTCATTTGTTGCGAATAATATCAGCTTAAATCCAGGGAGTAACACCTTTGTTATTAGAGGAAGCAATGCTTCTGGGCAGGTGAGTGCCACAACAACGGTTATTTACACGCCTTTGGTTCCACTTCCTACAGTAGTTATTACTTTGCCAAATGCAAACCCTTGGTCAACTCCAGCTCCTAATACAATCATAAGAGCGAGCCTACAAAACGTCGCTAATGCGAACGATGTCACCTTTGCGGTAAATGGGCAAGTCTTAACTAATTTTGTATTGAATGGAACTGCTTTTGAAGCCAATAATGTTGTTTTAACAAAAGGAAGTAATACCATTGTTATAACGGCCAAAAATAGTAGAGGTACTGCAACGGCTAATACTGTTATTGTACATACACCGCTTGATCCAACAGGTGGAGGAACAACCAATACCAACCAACAGGGTGGAGGGGCTAATAATACAGGTTCAGGCGCAGAAGGCGAAGATGGAGGGAGCAAAGGAAAAACTAAAATGAATACTTCCGAAGAGAATCCTAAGGGAGAAGATCCCAAAGAGAGTCCTAAAGATGCCAAATTAGGGGTCAAAGGAAAGAAAGGAAAACTTAGTAAGGATAAGAAAGGAACGGAAGAGCTTCCCGCTAAGGAGAAAAAAGAAAAAATGGACTAG
- a CDS encoding WG repeat-containing protein, producing the protein MKKRMLFGFLCSLLMGSDLVAQDYLAMARPKDSKEWGYIDEKGKMVIKAQYRTCFPFNEEGYAVVNENRKFMFIDTKGKELKTGYKKFYLKEFSFGFGAGTVLAFNDGLAPIRERKGWGFLNKEGKLAIEMKYDNVSGFKDGLAFAIIKNKFFILDPSGKETAVNVKDIVEIKRPSEGMVAYRAKNKLMGFVNGEGEAVIKAKYIAVGRFVAGVAWARNTDDQFGYIDKKGNWVIKPQFDAVKNFDPVAGLARVKDKDGWGYINKDGKKLKLNIETEVYGDFVDGLAKGRKDKKFGFFGPDGNWVIKPQLQGVGKVSSGFIPAKENDLWGFIDMKGKWVIEPQFEGIRKMVKVN; encoded by the coding sequence ATGAAAAAAAGAATGTTATTTGGTTTTTTATGCAGTCTCTTGATGGGAAGTGATCTTGTTGCACAAGATTATCTGGCAATGGCTAGACCTAAAGACTCTAAAGAGTGGGGCTATATTGATGAGAAAGGCAAAATGGTCATTAAGGCACAGTACAGAACTTGTTTTCCTTTTAATGAAGAAGGTTATGCTGTTGTTAATGAAAATAGAAAGTTCATGTTTATTGACACCAAAGGAAAAGAACTAAAAACAGGCTATAAAAAATTCTATCTAAAAGAATTTTCGTTTGGTTTTGGAGCTGGTACGGTGTTAGCTTTTAATGATGGTTTAGCTCCTATTCGTGAACGAAAGGGCTGGGGATTTCTCAATAAAGAAGGGAAGTTGGCTATAGAAATGAAGTATGACAATGTATCTGGTTTTAAGGATGGTCTTGCTTTTGCAATTATCAAAAACAAGTTTTTTATTTTAGATCCATCTGGGAAAGAAACAGCTGTTAATGTTAAAGATATTGTAGAGATTAAACGCCCTTCTGAGGGGATGGTTGCCTATAGAGCAAAAAATAAATTGATGGGGTTTGTCAATGGAGAGGGAGAGGCTGTGATTAAAGCAAAATATATAGCTGTAGGGCGATTTGTAGCTGGTGTAGCATGGGCTAGAAATACAGATGACCAGTTTGGGTATATTGATAAGAAAGGAAATTGGGTAATTAAACCTCAATTTGATGCCGTTAAGAATTTTGATCCTGTTGCTGGTTTGGCTCGTGTAAAAGACAAAGATGGCTGGGGCTACATTAATAAAGATGGCAAAAAGCTAAAACTGAATATTGAAACAGAGGTATATGGAGATTTTGTAGATGGTTTAGCAAAAGGAAGAAAAGACAAAAAATTTGGCTTTTTTGGTCCTGATGGAAATTGGGTGATTAAACCTCAATTGCAAGGTGTAGGGAAGGTGAGTAGTGGATTTATACCAGCTAAAGAAAACGACCTTTGGGGATTTATTGATATGAAAGGAAAGTGGGTGATTGAACCTCAATTTGAAGGCATTCGCAAAATGGTAAAGGTAAATTAG
- a CDS encoding M20 family metallo-hydrolase, giving the protein MPNQKLIQRVKRIAERIEILAHVSEEPNNLVRTYGSQALDRANQLVVEWMQAAGLKTTIDTIGNVRGRLPATNNSNKVFVMGSHLDTVKNAGKYDGPLGLLIALDVVEELGKTHKYRPFNIEVVGFCDEEGVRFTTTYLGSSALSNTFQESWLDLRDDAGISLAEVIQEKGGDVQKIQEESLSSDECLGYYEVHIEQGPVLENETISVGVVTSIAAQTRVDLRFIGKAGHAGTTPMDARQDALCAAADFITAVENYSKLSDQEITATVGKLTVEPNVSNVIPNEVHCSLDLRSPNNQGMYLALEELEGITANFCEKRKIDFKWTVLQQNEAVFFDPYLYKLLEEAVLEVGMPKLVRLTSGAGHDAVALSPIMPVSMLFIQCKDGISHHPDEFVAFEHIKDGVCVSDCFVAQLIASYQKQPILQTTINS; this is encoded by the coding sequence ATGCCTAATCAGAAACTAATCCAAAGAGTAAAACGCATTGCGGAAAGAATTGAAATCTTAGCCCATGTTAGTGAAGAACCGAATAACCTAGTAAGAACGTATGGATCCCAAGCTTTAGATCGAGCCAACCAACTTGTTGTTGAATGGATGCAAGCAGCAGGATTAAAAACAACGATAGATACTATTGGAAATGTACGAGGGCGGTTGCCTGCTACTAATAATTCAAATAAAGTTTTTGTTATGGGATCGCATCTAGACACTGTTAAAAATGCAGGAAAATATGATGGTCCATTAGGTTTATTAATTGCACTAGATGTTGTAGAGGAATTGGGGAAAACGCATAAATATCGCCCTTTTAATATTGAGGTTGTTGGGTTTTGTGATGAAGAAGGGGTACGGTTTACAACAACTTATTTGGGAAGCAGTGCTCTAAGTAATACTTTTCAGGAATCATGGTTAGATTTGCGAGATGATGCAGGAATTAGCTTGGCGGAAGTTATTCAAGAAAAAGGTGGTGACGTTCAAAAAATCCAAGAAGAAAGTTTATCCTCAGATGAATGTCTAGGATACTATGAAGTTCATATAGAGCAAGGTCCAGTACTGGAAAATGAAACGATTTCTGTTGGGGTTGTTACATCTATTGCTGCTCAAACGAGAGTAGATCTTCGATTTATAGGCAAGGCAGGTCATGCAGGAACTACTCCAATGGATGCCCGTCAAGATGCTTTATGTGCCGCCGCTGATTTTATTACAGCAGTTGAAAATTATTCAAAATTATCGGATCAAGAAATAACGGCAACTGTAGGAAAACTAACTGTGGAACCTAATGTATCTAATGTAATCCCTAATGAAGTTCACTGCTCTTTAGATCTAAGAAGCCCCAATAATCAGGGAATGTATTTAGCATTAGAAGAACTAGAGGGAATTACTGCCAATTTCTGCGAAAAAAGGAAAATTGATTTTAAATGGACTGTTTTGCAACAAAATGAAGCAGTGTTTTTTGACCCTTATTTATATAAATTATTAGAAGAAGCAGTGTTAGAAGTTGGTATGCCCAAACTTGTCCGTCTAACAAGTGGTGCAGGGCATGATGCAGTAGCGCTTTCCCCAATAATGCCTGTTAGCATGTTATTTATACAATGTAAAGATGGGATTAGTCATCATCCCGATGAATTTGTCGCTTTTGAGCATATTAAGGATGGTGTGTGTGTAAGCGATTGCTTTGTGGCTCAATTAATAGCTTCTTATCAGAAGCAACCCATTTTACAAACAACAATAAACTCATAA